Part of the Zingiber officinale cultivar Zhangliang chromosome 6A, Zo_v1.1, whole genome shotgun sequence genome, ATGTGCCAGGTCATTGAATACATACAGTTTTTACAAGAGAAGGTACAAAAGTATGAATCATCTTTCCCAGGATGGAATCAGGAGAATCCCAAATTAATGCCTTGGGTAATAGTTCATTAAGCTCTGTTATGCTTGTACATGACAATGCATAGTATTCCTTGAAACACTCAACTCCTAGTGTCCagtagttttatttatttattttcttttgaattttaattgtATCAGCTTTGTGTGCTATGGCATTTATGATTTATAGCTGTGATAAAACGTCTGTTAATACATCTTTTTTCCTGAAAAGATCTTTACTTTGAAGGTCAACCTAGTACTAAAATGCAGATTTTGGATTATACTACTAATCCGAAGtagttaatatttttaaaataatagaaaAGAGGAAACACCATATCACCTCGACTGGTGGATCATCTCAGGTCAGCCAGCACAAGAACTATCATGTTTGCTAATTATTACACTAATGGATCATCTTTTGCTAACATAAAAATACTCTCAAAAGGTTCAGTGACCTTGGCGAACATTacttcatacatatatatactaTAAACATATATATTGTGCTAGGAACAAGGGAAATACATTTTATATGCTTTATATTGTAAAAGTAAAGTTTGGCATAGCTGTTCTTTCCCTCTACTTCATACTTTTTTACTTTGGGACTCATTTGTTTCGAAGCTAATTATCTTTTGGATCGATCATTCACTTTATGGTTCATCAAAGTCAACAGAATATATTGTCACAACTATTTTGTTGTTTCCGTCTTTGCCTTATGACATCCAGGAGCACATATTTAGTTGGTTGAAGTTTCAAATTTGTTCTTTCTAGATGAGTCCAAATTAGGTTCGAAGTCCTAATTAGTTATGGACATCAAGGGAACCagactaattttttttctttggcTTTTAAATTTCTTTGGCAGGTAAAAGTTTATTTCAGATCATTCTGGAAAAATGCAGAGGTGCCTGTTATTAAAGAACTGGAATATTAGAGATATACATTTTAGTGCATCTCTCTTTATGACTTATCATGAAACCAGTATTTGCAGCGTGCATTGAAATTCTCCTACTCACAGGTTAACCAAATCCCTATAGATGGTTTACCTGATCCGTCGCAAGTTATTGGGAGTGGTTCTACTCATGCATTCTCAGAACATTTCGATGAAGGAGATATCCCTGTTACACCAACTTTGATCCCAAATGCACAGAACCAAATAGAATCAGACGCAACTGGTGGTGTACAGTACATGATTGATAGTGCTACAGGTTGTGTTCGTAAGTAGGATGTAATCTCTGTTTTTGCTCCTaagtttaaatttcttttaatgcaATTGGTCTTTCTACGACACACTGAATATTTACTTTGTATTGCAGCTAACATGCCAGCTCAGGCTCAGTCACTTTGGTTAGGGTCATCCAGCCCTGCTGATTGTGCTGCCAGTAATGAGATGTTGAATGGCCAAGACGACCTGATAATTGATGAAGGCACAATTAATGCGTCTTCTAACTACTCTCAAAGGTGTGTTCTAAATTAGTCAATAGATTAATCTTCATGCAATAGCACCATTTGCCTTATCTTCATTTCCTTTTTTTTGCTAATTATGAGAGTTATCCTTGAAATATTATAACATTTACGATGATGATGTATTTaacatatttagatacatttggTACGGTTTCGTGTGCATAAACTGAATCAAAACTTGTTACTCAATTTTCCCTATGTGGCTTGTTCCTTTATGCACTTTATCAGAATTCTATCTAGCCTGAGTTCATGAACTATAACTAAAAATGCATGCTGCCAAACAGCCTTCTGACAACTCTCTCTCAAGCATTACAAAGCTCCGGTATGGATCTATCACAAGTCAGTATCTCCGTTCAGATTAATCTTGGAAAGCGTGCATCCAACAAGCGATCTGATACGGCTGCTACATTGTCCAATTCCAAGGTATAAATTGCATGTACTCTTCTCCATGTTTCCTTTGTTGAAAATTTGAAACAGCAAACAAATATATCTCTTGCATAAGGCATGTAATCTGCGTTTCAATATCTTACATGTATCACAAACCTGTAATATGAGTGATTCACATGATCACTTCACCTTTTCCTTCCCCTTAATGTTCATAGGGTCCTGATGAGACTGCGCTAACTAAACAAGCAGTCGCTGCCGCACCCTGCGTTGCCAGAAACATCAGTGAGGAATCTTCACGAGCATCCAAGAGACTCAAAGCAGCACGCAACAGTTAGTGCTTTCTTCCTTCGTCTTTGTCCAGTCAGTATGTTAATGAATTGTAGAAGAATGTGTACATTCTGATGATCTTGCGACAAGAACTGTTGTCGCCAATGCATTCTGCAAAAAGGCTTTCTTTGCTGTCTGCGAAGCTGCTTCCCTGCTTCCAGTTCTCAGCCTCCTTTCCATTTAAGAAAGTAATTGTTGTTGTAAGATATCAGATAATTGTCCCATTGTCATTGAATTCATGTGAACTTGCACACATGCCTGCTAATCTCGATATGTACTAACCTGCTTGTCGTTAAGATTGAGTTATGATGTTGGATAACAAATGCTGGATGGTTTGATGAAGTTAAATATCTATGTTGTGACAACAAATTCTTTCTTAAAGCTCTTTTTTTAAAATCTTGTTTGATAAGCTAGATCCAAAACTCGTGCAGGGAAAACTGGACAATCACAATTCAGATGCAGCTCCAAAGATGTCATGATTTCAATCACAATTGATGGAGACGCTCCGATGTCATGATCGCTGTACTCCTTCACACATATTACAAAGATGCATCTCCAATTGAATTTGCAAAccctaaaaaaaacacaaaaatcaTTTTGACTTTATGCTATATGAAGAAAACTCGaatctaaaattctatttttcttgtGTGTTCCGTTGACTTTATGTCGACTTCTTTGCCGGGAATGAACCCGTGGACGACCACGGTGTAGTCGACGACCACCGTCGCCTTCACCAAATCCAAGCGGCCCAGGCCGAACTGGACCGGGGCCCGCACGTGGATCCTTAGAGCGACGTCACCCTTCCCCTTCTTCCCGCTCACGACCGCCGCCGCGGCTGCTCTGGCGCCCCGCCCGCGCACCGCCACTGCGATCTTCGTCGCGTTGCGCGGCCGCTGGAGGAAGGCCGGCAGGTCGCCGGAGCCAAGCCTGCCCCCCCGGAAGCTCACCGCCACGGAGCCGCCGTGGCTGTACCTGAGGAGCACCCTGCTGCTGGGGTTTACAAGGAGCAGGGCGAGGCCGAGGTCGGCGGAGTTGGCGGCGACGCGGCGGAGCTCGAGGTGCTCGACGAAGAAGGCCGGTGCCCGAGGATCGAAGCAGATAcccaggaggaggaggaagacgaCGACGAAGAGGAGGACGGCAAGGAGGGCGGAGCAGAGACACCGGCCGCGGCCGCACTTCGAGGAGGAGTGGCGGCCAGATAGGTAGGAGGGGAGGGCACGGCGGTAGGGAGGTGGGCGCAGGGGAGGGATGGAGACGGGGAGGGCGGAGGCCTTGTCACCGGCGGTAGCTGCGGCGGCGGCGGGCAGAGGAATGTCCAAGGTGTGGGTCATGGCGGGGGTTGGTGGATGGAGGTGGGGTCCATGGGAGGAGAAGAGGAGTAGAGGGAGGTGACGTGGAGAGAGACTCCTGCCATTAAGACCGTCTCTACACTTGTTGGGCGATGAAGAGGGAGGTTTAGAAATTGGAGCAACTATGGATGTAGAGGACCTCCTTGCACAATTAAGGAAACAATttaagagagatttatttttaatatattaatttttaatttcaagggCAATTGTCCTCAGATATGCCTTGTAAATTATTATCTGAGATAACAGTAGCACGACGGGGTCCTAATCAGCTTTAAATTCGTCCGATTCAACTCTACCTTTCAAAGCCTGGCGTAGTAGAGCCACTAATAGCTAATAGCTAGTAGTTAGGGGaacattcggttaattcgatcaataaattaattgaattaattgaaaatcaatttaatattaattaatcaaattaaattttattaaaattgaattaatcgaattagttattttagttaatatcgaattaattaaatttatttaaaataataataaaaaaattatataaaattaatattaaattaatcgaATGTTCATCCTATTTAGTAGCTCCATGAGATGTGGTCGTTATGTAGGCGGCCAACAATTTCAAAAAAATGAAGTTGTTACGCAAGTCGTCATCAGCTCAAGGACGTGACAGTTATAACAAGTCGCGACAGTTATAATAAGTTGTCAAGAGCATGCGACAATTATAACAAGTATGAATTATGAAAGATAACTTAAGAATCGAGGTCACCACTTCATcttctaaataaaaataaataataattttaattaattttattaattatctaGGATGATCGGTTCaatttcatgaaaattttttatcgatcatcaaaataaattgaaACCCGGTCCCACGAAAATTTTCCACCGACCACCAAATAAATCAGAAAATACACCATAGGAATATATATATTCTTCTGCAACAATACAGATTGAGATGACAAGTGATGTGAGAATCCTCCCAAAAAcatctcatgatcttatggtgaGGCATATAGGTAGAAGGGAGAATTTAGGTTTTATTCTTGAGGATTACAAAAACTACTTGTGATACAAAAGAACAATAAATATGAGACTTGGGGATACAAGGGGTGTATTGGAATATTTACAGAAAATACAGTTCgatgatcctaatttttttatgttattcaagttgatgaagatgatttgattacTAATATATTTTGGTTTGATACTAAGATCAGAGCTGATTATGTTAATTTTGGAGATGTTGTCTGCTTTGACACAACatacaaaaagaacaatgaaaatcATCCAATTGCGTTGTTTGTAGGTGTTAAGCATCATAAACAATTCATACTTTTTGGTGTAGCTTTTATTATATGATGAAATTAATTTGACGTTTGAGTGATTATTTGATACATTTACTAAAGCTATTCTTACAGATCAAGATGCAGCAATGATGAAGGCATTAGCTTTCAGATGGTCTGAAATATATCATCGTTTGTGCATTTggcacatttatcaaaatgtcgtcATACATTTGAGTAGAGTTTTTTTTCTCAATTTAGAGAGTTTGCTAAAGATTTTACCTCATGTGTATATGATTTTtatgaagaggaagattttatttcaaTATGGAACATGATGTTAGCCAAGTATGCACTTGAAGACAATGATTGGTTGATGTACAACATAAAAGAAAAATGTGCTTTAGTATATGGGCAGCAAATATTTTGTGCCGATatgactacaacccaaagaagtgagagcatgaataATATTGTGAAAAGGTATGCCACTTATAAACATAAGTTTTTAGACTTCTTCAAGCAGTTACAAAGATTCCTTGATGATTATCAATATGAGAAATAAAAAGCTAATTTTAGATTAAGTACAATTGTTTCATGGTTAATGTTTCCAATTgatattttaaatcatgctagTGAAATTTATACTCCTGAGGTATACAAATATTTTCAACAGGAGTGATGCTTATCTCATGATTCTAGACTAGAAATTTGTGAGGATGTTGATACATTTACAAAATATAAAGTTACTTTTCACAAAAAGAGAAATCATCATATAGTTAGGgctgtaaatgagccaagccgagCCGAGATTTAGggtattcaagcttatttgataaggtaaccgagccgagccgagctgagcttaaaatgaaccaagcttttgaaataattgttcaagcttaggttggtttattttttatgaacttgagcttgtttgaagcttggcttgagcttggcttgTTTAGATGTtttcgagctctcaattcaagattggcttaagcttggttcaagattggtttgtttagatgttatcgaactctcaatttaagcttatttgattgtttgaaaactttagttgtttgattggttattgagttgataatttaaacttatttgtttattttattttattttattatttatttatcatattgaaaagagttttattaatgaatatggttcatgaacattgttcacaaacgttgttcacgaacgttaacgagctgaacacatgtgttcaagcttgtttgtttagtttaacaagttgttcaagcttgtttatttaattaatcttgtgtatattaaacgaatataaacaagcttttaccaagccgaacaccaagcttgctcacgaatgtttggttcatttacaaccctatatATAGTTACACTTGATAAGAGTGTGAAAAAATTGTGTGTAGCTGTAGAAAATATGAATTTGCTGGGATTTTGTGTTCTcatattctaaaaatatttacgttaaaaaatatcatgaagatcCCAAGTGAGTATGTATTGAAAAAGTGGACAAGAAAAGCAAAAATTAGATATTTTGGAGTTAAGATTTAATGGCGAACAATGCTAGTTTGAATCCAAAAGTACTTCAAAATATGCAATACAAAGAGTTGTGTGGGTTGAATGTTCAATTGGTTACCAAGGCAATAGAAAGGGATGACACTTACAAGGTTGTTAAAGATGTTATGCCGAGCTTTGTGTAAGATGGTGGATGATAAATTACAAGTTAATGAATCAAATACCCAAAAATCAAAGGTGAGCCAAGAATCTTGAGAATTTGATTATGGTGAAGAGGACTCTACTGGAGTAATGATTTCTACTCCATAACTTCTAAATTTTATGCCCAACGTACAATGTGACGAAGTCATGCCCGCACACGAGTCAGCATGGTTCATAATGAAGCTTCTAACCTCTTTCACCTCTTCTCTATTCACACATATTCAACACAAATAACCTGGAATAATGCTACAAAGGTAGTTATTAGGAATCCAAAAGAGAAAATTTGTGAAGCTATTGAGGAGACTATGCTTAAGATGGCAGATGAGATATCCAGAAGTAAGACAAGAAAACATATATAGATGTTATTTGTAATCAATTTTCATACTTGTTTGTTGTCTTAACATGGATCGATGCTTCTTCTTAGGTTTGTATGGTGAAATGGTGCTCGTGGCTTAGGACGTGGGCTTGTGTTTTGTCCATGGAGTTGATAGGAGAAGTTATTTTGATGTTCTCTCGTATAGACTGCAGCTTCAATTGCAATCTGTAGACGCTCCCTCCAGTCTAGTGTGTTTTGGCAGTTGTAGTACTCTGTAAAGCAAATTAAACCAATGcagcaatttaaaaaaaaacgtcaAGTGAGGAGATTATGTTTTGACAGTTGATCTTATATATGCTTTCTTTTAATTCAAACTGATGTCTTCCTCTTTTAATTAATACGCATGGTGTGTTAAGTGGGCAGAAATTTGGCATGATAAATATAGATCTTGTGGAGCTTGTGATTTGAGAAAATTGAGTGCCGATGATGACTTGACATGACAAAGGCAACCCACTCAATTGCTTGAAAATCCGATGTAGTTCAGAGAAAGATGCACGAGACATTCGAGAAACTGCAATATAAAACTCAGCTTGATCGTAGAACATGCATGACTTTGCTATTTGCCAAGCGGGTTGTCGGCTCCAGATCAGTTGGAGAATGGAGAATGGAGAATGGAGAATGGAGAATGGAGAACGGAGAACACTTCATATTACCTGCATATTCTTCAATTCAAACACGATTTGTGAGGAAGCAGCACTTTGATTAAACTGCTAAACACCAACTAAATTATCATCTTGGGTAAAGAAAGGCATATAAACCTATAAACCATGCAAAACGATGTTACAAACCTGATCTATTCTAGACTTTGATGCAAAGAAATTGGTTTAATTTTGTTACTTGCTTCTCTTTCTGGATAATAGTATACGACTGGTTATGATATATAAGTTGTAAGCAATCTTAAACAGAACATGATGAGCGGATCAAGGAACTTAAAACTTTGCATTTGTTTCCTAGTTGTAAAAATATAAGTTACAACACAATACAAGGGCTAGtagccatccgtgatttacctcctccgtgttggccttgggacaggttggcgggggcgctgggggcgagcatatTCGACTTTTGCCATAATGATGAGCGAAAAggagtagccgcccgtgatttacctcctccgtgttggccttgggacgggttggtgaGGGCACTGtgaggcgagcgtattcgcctttatGCCACAATGATGAGCGAAAAGGAGTGTCCCAATGTCCCatcggatgagtctagtggctagcacatgaggtgttgccacaatgaggtatgGGGTTCGAATTTCGACAAAGGCGAGGTAAATtcttcccttatgtgttagttactattccaaaggctagtagccgcctgtGATTttcctcctccgtgttgaccttgggacgggttggcgggggcgcggGGGGCGAgtgtattcaccttttaccacaaTGATGAGCGAAAAGGAACTTAAAGCTTCACATTTGTTTCCTAGTTGTAAAAATACAAGTTACTTCACAATACAAGTTACATCAACCACATTCTCATCATCACAATCCAAGTAAATACAATTACAACGATaacaaattctaaattttttattcaaTGAACATATTTCATCACTCAAGTGCATAGTTACATCATTATTATTCTCATTATCTAGTATATCATTGTATATAACTGTATTCTCG contains:
- the LOC121997296 gene encoding transcription factor BIM2-like isoform X2, with the translated sequence MEASASRSSKGFDDEDEESSEFGRREGSSHRVDLTIKVDGKGSGTDDLPTSPRSKHSAMEQRRRNKINDRFQILCELIPHSDQKRDKASFLLEVIEYIQFLQEKVQKYESSFPGWNQENPKLMPWVKVYFRSFWKNAEVNQIPIDGLPDPSQVIGSGSTHAFSEHFDEGDIPVTPTLIPNAQNQIESDATGGVQYMIDSATGCVPNMPAQAQSLWLGSSSPADCAASNEMLNGQDDLIIDEGTINASSNYSQSLLTTLSQALQSSGMDLSQVSISVQINLGKRASNKRSDTAATLSNSKGPDETALTKQAVAAAPCVARNISEESSRASKRLKAARNRKTGQSQFRCSSKDVMISITIDGDAPMS
- the LOC121997296 gene encoding transcription factor BIM2-like isoform X3 yields the protein MEASASRSSKGFDDEDEESSEFGRREGSSHRVDLTIKVDGKGSGTDDLPTSPRSKHSAMEQRRRNKINDRFQILCELIPHSDQKRDKASFLLEVIEYIQFLQEKVQKYESSFPGWNQENPKLMPWVKVYFRSFWKNAEYLQRALKFSYSQVNQIPIDGLPDPSQVIGSGSTHAFSEHFDEGDIPVTPTLIPNAQNQIESDATGGVQYMIDSATGCVPNMPAQAQSLWLGSSSPADCAASNEMLNGQDDLIIDEGTINASSNYSQSLLTTLSQALQSSGMDLSQVSISVQINLGKRASNKRSDTAATLSNSKGPDETALTKQAVAAAPCVARNISEESSRASKRLKAARNRKTGQSQFRCSSKDVMISITIDGDAPMS
- the LOC121997296 gene encoding transcription factor BIM2-like isoform X1; the protein is MEASASRSSKGFDDEDEESSEFGRREGSSHRVDLTIKVDGKGSGTDDLPTSPRSKHSAMEQRRRNKINDRFQILCELIPHSDQKRDKASFLLEVIEYIQFLQEKVQKYESSFPGWNQENPKLMPWVKVYFRSFWKNAEYLQRALKFSYSQVNQIPIDGLPDPSQVIGSGSTHAFSEHFDEGDIPVTPTLIPNAQNQIESDATGGVQYMIDSATANMPAQAQSLWLGSSSPADCAASNEMLNGQDDLIIDEGTINASSNYSQSLLTTLSQALQSSGMDLSQVSISVQINLGKRASNKRSDTAATLSNSKGPDETALTKQAVAAAPCVARNISEESSRASKRLKAARNRKTGQSQFRCSSKDVMISITIDGDAPMS
- the LOC121997297 gene encoding NDR1/HIN1-like protein 6, producing MTHTLDIPLPAAAAATAGDKASALPVSIPPLRPPPYRRALPSYLSGRHSSSKCGRGRCLCSALLAVLLFVVVFLLLLGICFDPRAPAFFVEHLELRRVAANSADLGLALLLVNPSSRVLLRYSHGGSVAVSFRGGRLGSGDLPAFLQRPRNATKIAVAVRGRGARAAAAAVVSGKKGKGDVALRIHVRAPVQFGLGRLDLVKATVVVDYTVVVHGFIPGKEVDIKSTEHTRKIEF